The region AGAGCAGCTGGAAAAAGACGGTATCAACTGTAACCTGACCCTGCTGTTCTCCTTCGCGCAGGCGCGTGCATGTGCAGAAGCAGGCGTATACCTGATTTCTCCGTTCGTGGGCCGTATTCTGGACTGGTACAAAGCCAACACCGATAAGAAAGAGTACGCGCCGGCTGAAGATCCAGGCGTGGTTTCTGTTACTGAAATCTACGAATACTACAAACAGCACGGCTATGAGACAGTGGTTATGGGCGCAAGCTTCCGTAACGTCGGAGAAATCATCGAGCTGGCTGGCTGTGACCGCCTGACCATCGCCCCTGCGCTGCTGAAAGAGCTGGCAGAAAGCGAAGGTACCATCGAGCGTAAGCTGTCCTACACCGGTGAAGTGAAAGCACGCCCAGAGCGCATCACTGAATCCGAGTTCCTGTGGCAGCACAACCAGGATCCAATGGCTGTAGACAAGCTGGCGGACGGTATCCGTAAGTTTGCTGTTGACCAGGGCAAACTGGAAAAAATGATCGGCGACCTGCTGTAATCATTCTGCGTGACCGGGTTCCCGGTCACGCGACTTCTTTCGTACCCTGTCTGAATCTCCTCTCTGCGTGTATCATTCCCTTTAATCAGTACTTTTTGAATGGAATGGATATGAATACCTTACGCATCGGCTTAGTGTCGATTTCTGACCGCGCCTCCAGCGGCGTTTACCAGGATAAAGGCATCCCTGCTCTGGAAGAGTGGCTTGGCAGCGCGCTGACCACCCCCTTCGACATTCAGACCCGCCTGATCCCTGACGAACAGCCGATCATCGAGCAGACGCTCTGCGAGCTGGTGGATGAGATGAGCTGCCACCTTGTTCTGACGACGGGCGGAACCGGCCCCGCGCGCCGCGACGTGACGCCGGACGCAACGCTGGCGATCGCCGATCGTGAAATGCCGGGCTTCGGCGAACAGATGCGCCAGATCAGTCTACACTTTGTTCCGACGGCCATTCTTTCCCGCCAGGTGGGAGTGATCCGCAAACAGGCGTTAATACTTAATCTGCCGGGCCAGCCGAAATCAATTAAAGAGACGCTGGAAGGGCTGAAGGCGGAAGATGGCAGCATCCTCGTTCACGGCATCTTTGCGAGTGTACCGTATTGTATACAGCTGCTTGACGGCCCCTATGTGGAAACCGATGAGAAAGTAGTAGCAGCTTTTCGCCCGAAAAACGCACGCCGCGAAACAATCTCCTGAAATTAACCAATATGTGGCATTAGCTGAAGCGGCGATAGCGTGGTAAAGCTTTTACGGTATAGTAATTTTTTCTTTACGATTGCTGTAAAAATAAATCCACAACACACGCAAATGGTTCGCTATGTCACATAACACCCGACCTCTGAATCGACAGGACTACAAAACCCTCACGCTCGCGGCCTTAGGCGGCGCGCTGGAGTTTTACGACTTCATCATCTTTGTTTTCTTCGCCGCCGTGGTGGGAGAACTCTTCTTCCCGGCGGATATCCCGGAATGGCTGCGTCAGGTGCAAACCTTCGGCATTTTTGCCGCCGGATATCTGGCGCGTCCGCTGGGCGGCATTATCATGGCCCACTTTGGCGATCTGGTCGGGCGCAAGAAGATGTTTACCCTTAGCATTCTGCTGATGGCCGTGCCGACGCTGGCCATTGGTCTGCTGCCCACCTATGCCTCGATGGGCATCCTTGCTCCGTTGCTGCTGTTGCTGATGCGCGTCCTTCAGGGCGCGGCGATTGGCGGTGAAGTGCCGGGCGCATGGGTGTTTGTCGCGGAGCATGTTCCGGCGCGCCGCATTGGTATCGCCTGCGGAACCTTAACCGCGGGGTTAACGGTAGGGATGTTGCTTGGTTCCGTCGTCGCGACAATTGTAAACACCAGCATGACCCAGCAGGCCGTGCACGACTGGGGCTGGCGTATTCCGTTCCTGCTGGGCGGGGCGTTTGGTCTGGTCGCGATGTACCTGCGCCGCTGGCTGCAGGAGACGCCGATTTTCCTCGAGATGCAGCAGCGCAAGGCGCTGGCGCAGGAGCTGCCGGTGAA is a window of Enterobacter cloacae complex sp. ECNIH7 DNA encoding:
- the tal gene encoding transaldolase, yielding MTDKLTSLRQFTTVVADTGDIAAMKLYQPQDATTNPSLILNAAQIPEYRKLIDDAVTWAKAQSNDRAQQVVDATDKLAVNIGLEILKLVPGRISTEVDARLSYDTEASIAKAKRLIKMYNDAGISNDRILIKLASTWQGIRAAEQLEKDGINCNLTLLFSFAQARACAEAGVYLISPFVGRILDWYKANTDKKEYAPAEDPGVVSVTEIYEYYKQHGYETVVMGASFRNVGEIIELAGCDRLTIAPALLKELAESEGTIERKLSYTGEVKARPERITESEFLWQHNQDPMAVDKLADGIRKFAVDQGKLEKMIGDLL
- the mog gene encoding molybdopterin adenylyltransferase, encoding MNTLRIGLVSISDRASSGVYQDKGIPALEEWLGSALTTPFDIQTRLIPDEQPIIEQTLCELVDEMSCHLVLTTGGTGPARRDVTPDATLAIADREMPGFGEQMRQISLHFVPTAILSRQVGVIRKQALILNLPGQPKSIKETLEGLKAEDGSILVHGIFASVPYCIQLLDGPYVETDEKVVAAFRPKNARRETIS
- a CDS encoding MFS transporter, whose amino-acid sequence is MSHNTRPLNRQDYKTLTLAALGGALEFYDFIIFVFFAAVVGELFFPADIPEWLRQVQTFGIFAAGYLARPLGGIIMAHFGDLVGRKKMFTLSILLMAVPTLAIGLLPTYASMGILAPLLLLLMRVLQGAAIGGEVPGAWVFVAEHVPARRIGIACGTLTAGLTVGMLLGSVVATIVNTSMTQQAVHDWGWRIPFLLGGAFGLVAMYLRRWLQETPIFLEMQQRKALAQELPVKAVVVRHKKAVVVSMLLTWLLSAGIVVVILMSPVWLQKQYGFAPAVTLQANSIATIMLCFGCLAAGLAADRFGASVTFIVGSLLLAASSWAFYHLAGSHPEQLFLLYGTVGLCVGVVGAVPYVMVRAFPPEVRFTGISFSYNVSYAIFGGLTPIAVTVLMGVSPMAPAWYVLALSLMGLVLGFWLRQAGGCRAREAGTTEGSVFFTNR